The Gammaproteobacteria bacterium genome contains the following window.
GCGCCGGCAGCCAGGCGTCGCGGTTGCTGAACACGCCGCTGTAGCCGGTGCCCAGCGCATAGACGCAGGCGCCGGTGAGGGTGGCGTAGTCCACGATCAGGCGCGGGCGGCTGCGCCCGGCCAGGGTCAGGGTGTCGGCGAGCACCATGCGCCCTTCGGCATCGGTGTGCACGATTTCGATGGTGGTGCCGTTTAAGGCGGTGACGACGTCGTTGGGCCGATAGGCGGCGGGGCCTATGTGGTTGACCGCCAGGGCGAGCCAGCAATCCACGGGGATGCGGGCTTGCAGGCGGGTGAGGGCCAGCAGGGTGCCCAGGGCTACGGCGCTGCCCTGCATGTCGCCGTGCATGCCGTACATGTGGCGGGCGGGCTTGAGATTGACGCCGCCGGTGTCGAAGCAGATGCCCTTGCCCACCAGGGCGACGCGGCCGGCAGCGCGGCCCCCGGCCCCGGAGCGCGTACCGCCGGGACGATAGCGCAGGCAGACAATGCCGCTGCCCGGGTCGGGCGCAGCCTGGGCCACGGCCAGGAAGGCGCCGGCCTTGCGGCGGCGCAGTTCCGAAAGGCCCAGGAAATCCAGTTGCCAGCCGTGGCGCGCGGCCAGGCGGCGCAGCCGTTGCAGGTACTGGGCGGGCGCCAGACGGTTGCCGGGCAGTATGCTGAGTTCGCGGGCGAGGGCGTTCCCTTCCGCCTCGGCGAAGCTGCGCCGGAAGCCGTCCCGGGCGCGGGCGCCGTAGAGATACAGGCGGCGCAGGCGCGGCGGCGGCGCCGGCTTGCTCTTGCAGCTGGGCAACGGCGCGGCGGCCGCCAGGGCGGCGGCGACCAGCGCCTCGGCCAGGCGCAGGGCCGCCGGCGGCTCGTAGCCGGCGACGACCAGGGCCAGGGTCTCGGGGTTGTCGTCCCGGTGCGCCGCGACCAGGCGGCGGGCCGCGCTCAGCTGCCGGAACGGCGCGGCGGCCGCGGGAATACGGCGCAGGGCCACGCGGGTGGCGCGCCCGTTGGGCAGTTCGGCCAGCCGCTGGCGGGAGGGGGGTTCGTCGTTGTCCAGGCGTGTGCCGCAACGGCGCGCCAGCGCGTGCCGGTAGCCGAATTCCGGCCACTTGCGCGGCGCGTCGGCGACGGCCAGCACGACGTGGCTATGGCGGTCCAGCACCGCCTGCGAGGGCAGGCGGACGCTCTGTTTGAGTTCGATCTCCATCGTTGGCAAGCTCCCCGAAAATATAAAAGGTATAATATTAAGGGCATTCAGGCTGGCGGCGCTACGAGGGGGCGCCGCAAATGAGGGGGAGGTCCCGCGCCATGAATCCGAAACACGATCCCGACCCGCAGGAAACCCGCGAATGGGTGGAGGCCCTGGAGGTCCTGATCGAAACCGAGGGCGCCGAGCGCGCCCACTTCCTGCTGGAGAAATTGATTGACCGGGCGCGCCGCCTGGGCGCCCACCTGCCCTACTCTCCCAATACGGCCTATCTGAACACCCTGCCGGCCGGCACGGAGGAGCGCAGCCCCGGCGACGCGGCCGTCGAGTGGCGGCTGCGCTCGCTGACCCGCTGGAACGCCATGGCCATGGTGGTCAAGGCCAATCGCAAGAACGCCGAGCTGGGCGGGCACATCGCCAGTTTCGCCTCCTCGGCCACCTTGTACGACGTGGGTTTCAATCATTTCTTCCGCGGCATCGGCGCGGACAACGGCGGCGACCTGCTGTTCGTGCAGGGGCACTCGGCGCCGGGTTTTTATGCGCGCGCCTTTCTGGAGGGGCATTTGCAAGAGGAGGACCTGGACCGTTTTCGCCAGGAAATCGGCGGCGGGCTGCCGTCCTACCCGCACCCGCGGCTGCTGCCGAATTTCTGGCATTTCCCCACGGTGTCCATGGGGCTGGGGCCGCTCATGGCCATTTATCAGGCCCGCTTCATGCGCTACCTGGAGCACCGGGGCATCACCGCGGCGGGCGACCGCAAGATCTGGGCCTTTATGGGCGACGGCGAGATGGACGAGCCGGAGGCCATGGGGGCCATCGGCCTGGCCGGGCGCGAGAAGCTGGACAACCTGCTGTTTGTAGTCAACTGCAATTTGCAGCGGCTGGACGGCCCGGTACGCGGCAACGGCAAGATCATCCAGGAGCTGGAGGCCGAGTTCCGGGGCGCCGGCTGGAACGTGATCAAGGTGATCTGGGGTTCGTACTGGGACCCGCTGCTGGCCCGCGACACCAGCGGCCTGCT
Protein-coding sequences here:
- a CDS encoding leucyl aminopeptidase family protein; the protein is MEIELKQSVRLPSQAVLDRHSHVVLAVADAPRKWPEFGYRHALARRCGTRLDNDEPPSRQRLAELPNGRATRVALRRIPAAAAPFRQLSAARRLVAAHRDDNPETLALVVAGYEPPAALRLAEALVAAALAAAAPLPSCKSKPAPPPRLRRLYLYGARARDGFRRSFAEAEGNALARELSILPGNRLAPAQYLQRLRRLAARHGWQLDFLGLSELRRRKAGAFLAVAQAAPDPGSGIVCLRYRPGGTRSGAGGRAAGRVALVGKGICFDTGGVNLKPARHMYGMHGDMQGSAVALGTLLALTRLQARIPVDCWLALAVNHIGPAAYRPNDVVTALNGTTIEIVHTDAEGRMVLADTLTLAGRSRPRLIVDYATLTGACVYALGTGYSGVFSNRDAWLPALAAAGRDSGERIWPFPMDEDYDRSLESDIADLKQCAPDGDADHILAARFLRRFVPRGTPWIHLDLSSGSRKGG